In one Limosilactobacillus oris genomic region, the following are encoded:
- a CDS encoding pyrimidine-nucleoside phosphorylase, which translates to MRMVDIIDAKRNGHELTDDQLQFFVDGVVDGSIPDYQVSALLMAIYFQGMTSEEQTSLTMKMMHSGTHLDLSAIPGTKVDKHSTGGVGDKVSLPLAAMVAATGIPVPMISGRGLGHTGGTLDKLEAIPGFKVEISEADFIRQVADEKLAIVGATGEVAPADKKIYALRDVTDTVDSIPLIASSIMSKKIASGTDALVIDVKTGAGAFMKTLDQSRALAHALVGIGKQAGLQCMAVISDMNQPLGNKVGNSLEIEESLDVLKGKGPADLTELVLTLGSYMVVMGGKAANPAEGRQLLEQTIADGTALDRFRAMVVAQGGDPRVIDDYTVMPQAQYKIPYRAKRAGVLSRLAADEVGMASMLLGGGRQQADDQLDYSVGIELHHKLGDRVEAGEPLLTIYSNQEEVPAVEKLLDESIEISDHYDQPELIHEIIE; encoded by the coding sequence ATGCGGATGGTGGACATAATTGACGCCAAACGAAACGGCCACGAGTTGACCGACGACCAGCTCCAGTTCTTCGTAGACGGGGTGGTTGACGGGTCAATCCCGGACTACCAGGTCAGTGCGCTGTTAATGGCAATTTACTTTCAGGGGATGACGAGTGAAGAACAGACTAGTCTGACCATGAAAATGATGCACTCGGGAACCCACTTGGATTTAAGTGCCATCCCGGGGACCAAAGTTGATAAGCACTCGACCGGCGGGGTCGGTGACAAGGTGAGTCTACCGCTCGCAGCGATGGTGGCGGCCACGGGGATCCCCGTACCGATGATTTCCGGGCGGGGACTCGGCCACACTGGTGGAACCCTGGATAAGCTGGAGGCGATTCCTGGATTCAAGGTCGAGATTAGCGAAGCCGATTTTATCCGGCAGGTGGCTGACGAGAAACTAGCCATCGTTGGTGCGACCGGGGAAGTGGCGCCGGCTGATAAGAAGATTTACGCTCTCCGTGACGTGACCGACACGGTGGACTCAATTCCGCTGATTGCCAGCTCAATCATGAGCAAGAAGATTGCTTCGGGTACCGACGCCCTGGTGATTGACGTCAAAACGGGGGCCGGGGCCTTCATGAAGACCCTCGACCAGTCACGGGCACTAGCACACGCCCTGGTTGGCATCGGCAAGCAGGCTGGTCTCCAGTGCATGGCGGTGATTTCAGACATGAACCAGCCCCTGGGCAACAAGGTCGGCAATTCCTTGGAAATCGAAGAGTCGCTTGACGTCTTAAAGGGCAAGGGCCCTGCTGACCTGACCGAGCTGGTACTGACCCTCGGTAGCTACATGGTGGTGATGGGTGGCAAGGCAGCTAACCCTGCGGAAGGCCGGCAGCTGCTGGAACAAACCATTGCCGACGGAACGGCTCTCGACCGTTTCCGGGCGATGGTGGTAGCCCAGGGCGGCGATCCCCGGGTGATTGATGACTATACGGTAATGCCGCAAGCCCAGTACAAGATTCCGTACCGGGCAAAGCGGGCCGGAGTCCTTAGTCGGCTGGCGGCGGATGAAGTCGGGATGGCAAGTATGCTCCTCGGTGGTGGCCGTCAGCAGGCCGATGATCAGCTGGATTACAGCGTCGGAATCGAGCTCCACCACAAACTCGGCGACCGGGTCGAAGCGGGCGAACCGCTCCTGACGATTTACAGCAACCAGGAGGAGGTGCCAGCCGTCGAAAAGCTCCTCGATGAGAGCATTGAAATCAGCGACCACTATGACCAGCCAGAATTGATTCACGAAATTATTGAATAA
- a CDS encoding ParA family protein — translation MGSVIALANQKGGVGKTTTSVNLGACLADQGQHVLLIDLDPQGNATSGLGIEKRNIEKSVYDVLINDEPLANVIQHSSHPGLDIAPTTIELSGAEVELTNLMARETRLKDAFGDVKGDYNFILIDCPPSLGLLTINAFTACDSILIPVQSEYYALEGLSQLLNTIKLVQKHFNPALKIEGVLLTMYDKRTNLGQQVNAEVKKFFGNQVYQTVIPRNVRLSEAPSHGLAIVDYDKRSTGAAVYQALAKEVLANNGKA, via the coding sequence ATGGGTTCAGTAATTGCATTAGCTAACCAAAAAGGCGGCGTGGGTAAGACCACCACGAGCGTTAACCTGGGTGCCTGCCTGGCAGACCAGGGCCAGCACGTTTTGTTAATTGACCTTGATCCTCAGGGGAACGCCACCAGTGGCTTAGGAATTGAAAAGCGCAATATTGAAAAGAGTGTCTACGACGTTTTAATCAATGATGAGCCGCTAGCCAACGTCATCCAGCATTCCAGCCACCCGGGCTTGGACATTGCACCGACCACCATTGAGCTATCCGGGGCGGAGGTTGAGCTGACGAACTTGATGGCCCGGGAGACCCGGCTCAAGGATGCCTTTGGTGATGTTAAGGGCGACTATAACTTTATCCTGATTGACTGCCCGCCGTCGTTGGGACTGTTGACCATCAACGCCTTTACCGCTTGTGACTCCATTTTGATCCCGGTTCAGAGTGAATACTATGCTTTGGAGGGGCTGAGCCAGCTGCTGAACACAATCAAGCTGGTTCAAAAGCACTTCAACCCGGCGCTCAAAATTGAGGGCGTTCTTCTGACAATGTATGACAAACGGACCAACCTCGGCCAGCAAGTTAACGCGGAAGTTAAGAAATTCTTTGGCAATCAGGTCTACCAGACCGTGATTCCACGCAATGTCCGTTTATCGGAAGCCCCGAGCCATGGCTTGGCAATTGTTGATTATGATAAACGGTCGACCGGTGCCGCGGTCTATCAAGCATTAGCAAAGGAAGTGTTGGCGAATAATGGCAAAGCGTAA
- a CDS encoding nucleoid occlusion protein, which produces MAFSLFNFGKSDSNDSKQKVVEIKLDQIVPNRYQPRQVFDKEGIQELAQTIDEHGLLQPIVIREYEPAKYEIIAGERRFRAMKLLQWETAPAIIEKMSDHEAASLALVENLQRSQLSSVEEAQAYRRLMDLNHLTQAALAKGMGKSQSFVANKLRLLKLIKPVQTAILDHRISERHGRAMLDLNEKQQREMLMRIVNSRLTVRQTEDEVARLLGRPLPSEIAKQKAAARQRELSSIAPVAEPGQEASPAPALANDAAPASKPAKKALRKKNKTKPAKQINDARLALNTIKKSIKLATDSGFKVTTKESDNDQSYQLVIEIPKKQ; this is translated from the coding sequence ATGGCTTTTTCATTATTTAACTTTGGGAAGAGTGACAGTAATGACAGCAAGCAGAAGGTCGTAGAGATCAAGCTCGACCAGATTGTTCCTAACCGTTATCAGCCCCGCCAGGTCTTTGATAAGGAAGGAATCCAGGAACTTGCCCAGACGATTGACGAACACGGCCTGCTCCAGCCGATTGTAATTCGGGAATACGAACCCGCTAAGTACGAAATCATTGCTGGGGAGCGGCGTTTTCGCGCGATGAAGCTGTTACAGTGGGAAACCGCGCCGGCAATTATCGAAAAAATGAGTGATCATGAGGCCGCCTCCCTTGCCTTAGTAGAAAACCTCCAACGCTCCCAGCTGAGTTCGGTCGAGGAGGCCCAGGCCTACCGTCGGCTGATGGATCTCAACCACTTGACCCAGGCGGCCTTAGCGAAGGGGATGGGCAAGAGCCAGTCCTTTGTGGCCAATAAGCTGCGCCTCCTCAAACTGATCAAACCGGTGCAAACGGCCATCCTTGACCACCGAATTTCTGAACGGCACGGACGGGCAATGTTGGACCTCAACGAGAAACAACAGCGTGAGATGCTGATGCGGATAGTCAATAGCCGGTTGACGGTTCGCCAAACCGAAGACGAAGTGGCCCGACTGCTAGGCCGGCCTCTGCCATCAGAAATCGCCAAACAAAAGGCCGCTGCTCGTCAGCGGGAACTATCCTCAATTGCCCCAGTCGCCGAACCGGGCCAGGAAGCGAGTCCCGCCCCGGCGCTGGCTAATGACGCAGCCCCAGCTAGCAAGCCGGCGAAGAAGGCTCTCCGCAAGAAGAATAAGACGAAGCCAGCCAAGCAGATCAATGATGCCCGGTTAGCGTTGAATACGATTAAGAAGTCAATTAAGCTGGCAACTGATAGTGGTTTTAAGGTCACGACCAAGGAATCGGACAACGACCAATCCTACCAACTGGTAATTGAGATTCCGAAGAAGCAGTAG
- the rsmG gene encoding 16S rRNA (guanine(527)-N(7))-methyltransferase RsmG → MNPEQFQQALAERGINLTDRQMQQFADYYQLLVTTNRQVNLTRITEENDVYLKHFYDSLTGAFAEPRLQTEQLTLCDIGAGAGFPSLPLKIAFPQLQVTIVDSLNKRINFLQELVAKLGLSGVTLVHDRAETFSAKKAANREKYDLVLARAVARLSVLAELCLPAARVGGELVAYKASAADDELADAQGAISKLGGEVQREFAMTLPGTADQRKIIIIDKVTATPPKYPRRPGLPNKKPL, encoded by the coding sequence ATGAACCCAGAACAATTTCAACAGGCACTTGCTGAGCGGGGGATTAACCTTACCGACCGGCAGATGCAACAATTTGCGGATTACTACCAATTGTTGGTGACGACCAACCGGCAGGTGAATTTGACCCGGATCACAGAAGAAAACGATGTGTACCTCAAACACTTTTACGACTCATTGACGGGAGCATTTGCCGAACCGCGGCTCCAGACCGAGCAGCTGACCCTTTGCGACATTGGTGCCGGCGCCGGCTTTCCATCGCTGCCGCTCAAAATTGCTTTTCCCCAGCTCCAGGTAACCATTGTTGATTCCCTGAATAAACGAATCAACTTCCTGCAGGAGCTAGTTGCCAAGTTAGGCCTGAGCGGGGTCACCCTGGTTCATGACCGGGCGGAGACCTTTTCAGCGAAAAAGGCAGCAAACCGGGAAAAGTATGACCTTGTCCTTGCCCGTGCGGTTGCCCGGCTCAGTGTTCTAGCTGAACTGTGCCTTCCCGCAGCGCGAGTCGGCGGTGAGCTGGTAGCGTATAAGGCGAGTGCGGCAGATGACGAACTGGCGGACGCGCAAGGGGCAATCAGTAAGCTGGGCGGCGAAGTGCAGAGGGAATTTGCAATGACCCTGCCAGGAACCGCTGACCAGCGCAAGATCATCATTATCGATAAGGTCACGGCAACGCCACCGAAGTATCCCCGTCGTCCAGGCCTGCCAAATAAGAAACCGTTATAG
- the ychF gene encoding redox-regulated ATPase YchF yields the protein MSLTAGIVGLPNVGKSTLFNAITKAGAEMANYPFATIDPNVGMVEVPDKRLDRIQELIPAKKIVPTTFEFTDIAGIVKGASKGEGLGNKFLENIRQTDAIVHVVRAFDDDDITSVSGKVDPIEDIDTINLELVMADLDAVNKRLAKVQRVAKGRDKDALAELAVLNKIKPALEDGKSVRSLDFSDDEKKIVKGLFLLTSKPVLYVANIAEDDMADPDANKYMDQIKEHVKDDGEVIGVAAAAEEQIAEMDDADKADFLEMEGVTEPGLNRLIRAAYKLLGLETFFTAGGPETRAWTYRKGTKAPQAAGIIHSDFERGFIRAEVMSFEDLDQLGSEAAVKEAGKLRLEGKDYVMQDGDIVEFRFNV from the coding sequence ATGTCATTAACTGCAGGAATTGTCGGCTTGCCAAACGTCGGCAAGTCAACGTTGTTTAACGCAATCACGAAGGCGGGCGCCGAAATGGCTAACTACCCATTTGCCACAATTGACCCGAACGTGGGGATGGTGGAAGTGCCGGACAAGCGCTTGGACCGGATTCAAGAACTGATTCCGGCTAAGAAGATTGTCCCGACCACCTTTGAATTTACCGACATCGCCGGGATCGTCAAGGGGGCCAGCAAGGGTGAAGGACTGGGTAACAAGTTCCTGGAAAACATCCGGCAGACCGACGCCATCGTTCACGTGGTGCGGGCCTTTGACGACGATGACATCACCAGTGTTTCCGGGAAGGTCGACCCAATCGAAGACATCGACACCATCAACCTGGAACTGGTCATGGCGGACCTCGATGCCGTTAACAAGCGCTTAGCCAAGGTTCAGCGGGTAGCCAAGGGCCGTGATAAGGACGCCCTGGCTGAGCTGGCGGTGCTCAACAAGATTAAGCCGGCCCTGGAAGACGGGAAGAGCGTGCGGTCCCTCGACTTTAGCGACGATGAAAAGAAGATCGTCAAGGGTCTCTTCCTCCTGACCAGCAAGCCGGTGCTCTACGTTGCCAACATCGCGGAAGATGACATGGCGGATCCAGATGCCAACAAGTACATGGACCAGATTAAGGAACACGTGAAGGATGACGGTGAAGTCATCGGTGTGGCTGCCGCGGCCGAAGAACAGATTGCTGAAATGGACGATGCCGATAAGGCGGACTTTTTGGAGATGGAAGGGGTGACCGAACCAGGGTTGAACCGGTTGATCCGGGCAGCTTACAAGCTCCTGGGTCTGGAAACCTTCTTTACTGCCGGGGGTCCCGAAACCCGGGCTTGGACTTACCGGAAGGGCACGAAGGCCCCTCAAGCGGCTGGGATTATTCACTCTGACTTTGAACGGGGCTTTATCCGGGCCGAAGTAATGAGCTTTGAAGACCTGGACCAGTTAGGCTCAGAGGCGGCCGTTAAGGAAGCGGGTAAGCTGCGGCTGGAAGGAAAAGATTACGTCATGCAGGACGGTGACATCGTTGAATTCCGCTTCAACGTTTAA
- a CDS encoding phosphopentomutase, producing MSYKRVFVIVMDSVGTGAAHDADKFDDVGSDTLGHVGEYYKSKLALPNLGKLGISNLRDTPIEGVPVADPAIGDYGKMEEISAGKDSMDGHWEMMGLPVTKPLSTFPNGFPQEIVDKLEKFSGRKVIVNKPYSGTEVIHDYGERQMKTGELILYTSGDSVMQIAAHEDVIPVEELYKICEYARTLVNGPEYTVGRIIARPYVGPDKDHFTRTANRHDFSLKPIGETDMDRLRAAGYDVIGVGKINDIFSGQGIDKGYHNESNMDGMDHVDEVMKQDFTGFCFTNLVDFDAMYGHRRNPKGFGQALMDFDKRLGTVLKEMKPDDLLMITADHGNDPGFRGTDHTRENVPLLVYSPSMNKSNQSLGLRKTFSDLGATILENFNVEAKRGTSFYKEISND from the coding sequence ATGTCATATAAACGTGTATTTGTGATTGTAATGGACTCAGTTGGTACTGGTGCCGCTCATGACGCCGACAAGTTCGATGATGTTGGTTCAGATACTTTGGGCCACGTTGGTGAATACTACAAGAGTAAGCTGGCTTTGCCAAACCTGGGCAAGCTGGGAATCAGCAACCTGCGGGACACGCCAATCGAAGGCGTCCCGGTCGCTGATCCGGCAATTGGTGACTACGGTAAGATGGAAGAAATCTCAGCTGGTAAGGATAGTATGGATGGCCACTGGGAAATGATGGGTCTGCCGGTTACCAAACCACTGTCAACCTTCCCGAACGGGTTCCCCCAAGAAATCGTCGACAAGTTGGAGAAGTTCTCCGGCCGGAAGGTCATCGTTAACAAGCCGTACTCCGGAACCGAAGTTATTCACGATTATGGTGAACGGCAGATGAAGACCGGCGAACTGATTCTTTACACTTCTGGGGACTCAGTAATGCAAATTGCCGCCCATGAAGATGTCATTCCAGTTGAAGAACTCTACAAGATCTGCGAATACGCCCGGACCCTGGTGAACGGCCCTGAATACACGGTAGGACGGATTATTGCCCGGCCATACGTGGGACCTGACAAGGACCACTTTACCCGGACCGCCAACCGCCACGACTTTAGCCTGAAGCCAATCGGTGAAACTGACATGGACCGTCTGCGGGCCGCTGGCTACGACGTTATTGGTGTGGGGAAGATCAACGATATCTTCTCCGGCCAAGGGATTGACAAGGGTTACCACAACGAAAGCAACATGGACGGGATGGACCATGTGGACGAAGTGATGAAGCAGGACTTCACCGGCTTCTGCTTCACCAACCTAGTGGACTTTGATGCCATGTACGGTCACCGGCGGAATCCAAAGGGCTTTGGTCAGGCACTGATGGACTTTGACAAGCGTCTGGGAACCGTCTTGAAGGAAATGAAACCGGATGACCTGCTGATGATTACAGCCGACCACGGGAACGACCCTGGCTTCCGGGGCACTGACCACACCCGTGAAAATGTTCCATTGCTGGTTTATTCCCCATCAATGAACAAGAGCAACCAGTCACTCGGCCTGCGGAAGACCTTCTCCGACCTCGGGGCCACGATTTTGGAAAACTTTAATGTGGAAGCAAAGCGGGGGACGAGCTTCTACAAGGAAATCAGCAACGACTAA
- a CDS encoding DUF951 domain-containing protein yields MAAYDKGDVVLMKKAHPCGTNRWLITRVGADIKIQCQGCGHVVMMTRQKFDKGFKKVLEKVPADNQ; encoded by the coding sequence ATGGCAGCTTATGATAAGGGCGATGTTGTTTTGATGAAGAAAGCCCACCCCTGTGGCACCAACCGCTGGCTGATTACCCGGGTCGGCGCTGATATTAAAATCCAGTGTCAGGGCTGCGGCCACGTCGTCATGATGACCCGTCAGAAATTTGATAAGGGCTTTAAGAAAGTCCTTGAAAAAGTACCAGCAGACAATCAATAA
- a CDS encoding DUF1129 domain-containing protein: protein MSEEQPRNAQAGQRQKQREKAQRQEKGNAFANFGLTRKNEEFIYQLNKQLDRLGVAKDKRDTMINETVAKLQDGQKKGQTAKTLFGTPTEYAKELKNPKPKDEPADGKQSMKLLSIDNTLIFFSIFTFMYGIMFLLSPEILKTKQYGSSGITAIVLVAVIGGVLFSYIMLQLQPRGRTKKRPLATRILILVCGLILWLGIYMMASWLPNVINPRLNAWVYIILGMVAFGGDMYFRNKYHVSGGYPVGRHSQRR from the coding sequence TTGAGCGAGGAACAACCACGAAATGCGCAGGCCGGCCAACGGCAAAAACAGCGTGAGAAAGCCCAACGGCAAGAAAAGGGCAACGCTTTTGCTAACTTTGGCCTGACCCGGAAAAACGAAGAATTTATTTATCAGCTAAACAAACAGCTTGACCGGCTGGGTGTCGCTAAGGACAAGCGGGACACGATGATCAACGAGACGGTTGCCAAGCTGCAGGATGGTCAAAAGAAGGGGCAGACCGCGAAGACCCTTTTTGGCACGCCGACGGAATACGCCAAGGAATTAAAGAATCCGAAACCTAAGGATGAACCGGCGGATGGCAAGCAGTCGATGAAACTGTTGTCCATTGACAATACCCTGATTTTCTTTAGTATCTTTACCTTCATGTACGGAATTATGTTCCTGCTGTCGCCAGAAATCCTCAAGACGAAGCAGTATGGTAGCTCTGGAATTACCGCAATCGTCCTCGTGGCGGTCATCGGGGGTGTCCTCTTTAGCTACATTATGCTCCAGTTGCAACCGCGGGGTCGGACGAAGAAGCGGCCACTGGCGACCCGGATTTTAATCCTGGTCTGTGGACTGATCCTCTGGCTGGGAATCTACATGATGGCTAGTTGGCTGCCGAACGTGATTAACCCACGGCTGAATGCTTGGGTCTACATCATCTTGGGGATGGTGGCCTTCGGTGGGGATATGTACTTCCGGAACAAGTACCACGTTTCCGGGGGGTACCCAGTTGGCCGGCATTCGCAACGGCGGTAA
- the deoD gene encoding purine-nucleoside phosphorylase: protein MSTHIGAQMGDYADTVLLPGDPLRAKYIAENFLDNVKQVNSVRNAFGYTGEYKGHRVSVQGSGMGIPSMSIYINELVKFFGVKTIIRVGSCGGIAPDVHLRDVILAQGSSTDSAVTMNTFGPGFHYAPLADFKLLDTAYHTAEKLGIDTKVGDIFAADRFYNDELDMQKLRDYGILGTEMESAGLYLLAAKLHFRALSVLTVSDLIFGEEKTTAEEREKTFNDMINISLETAIAGK from the coding sequence ATGAGTACACATATTGGTGCCCAAATGGGTGATTACGCAGACACAGTTTTACTTCCGGGTGACCCTCTCCGGGCAAAGTACATTGCGGAAAACTTCCTGGACAACGTTAAGCAGGTTAACTCCGTCCGGAATGCCTTTGGTTATACTGGTGAATACAAGGGCCACCGGGTTTCCGTCCAGGGCTCTGGGATGGGGATTCCATCAATGTCTATCTACATCAATGAACTGGTGAAGTTCTTTGGTGTTAAGACGATTATCCGGGTCGGCTCCTGTGGGGGCATTGCACCGGACGTTCACCTGCGGGACGTCATCCTGGCCCAAGGTTCCTCAACGGACTCCGCGGTGACAATGAACACCTTCGGCCCCGGCTTCCACTACGCACCATTGGCTGATTTTAAGCTGCTGGATACTGCTTACCACACGGCTGAAAAGCTGGGGATTGACACCAAGGTGGGTGACATCTTCGCGGCAGACCGCTTCTACAATGATGAACTCGACATGCAGAAACTCCGTGACTATGGCATCCTGGGAACGGAAATGGAATCTGCTGGTCTGTATCTGCTTGCCGCTAAGCTGCACTTCCGAGCCCTGTCCGTACTGACCGTCAGTGACCTGATCTTTGGTGAAGAAAAGACGACCGCGGAAGAGCGGGAGAAGACATTCAACGATATGATTAACATTTCACTGGAAACTGCGATTGCTGGGAAGTAA
- a CDS encoding ParB/RepB/Spo0J family partition protein, which translates to MAKRKKGGLGRGIEALFEENTIEEPVNGETVQDVKLSLIRPNPYQPRRTFDSAALQELADSIKETGVFQPVILRQPDAAVERYELIAGERRFRASKMARQETIPAIVRNMTDEQMMEVAVLENLQREDLTPLEEAQAYQTLMDKLSLTQAQVANRLGKSRPYIANYLRLLGLPPLIKEALNEGRLSMGQARTILGLKDKKQLVGLAKRAMDKNLTVRQLEEIVAQMNGTSKKKAQKKGQRKPVYLREAEAQLQSKFGAKVAVSQSRKRGAGKIEIPYTSNDDLTRILEVLNISLD; encoded by the coding sequence ATGGCAAAGCGTAAAAAGGGCGGCCTTGGTCGCGGAATTGAAGCCCTATTTGAAGAAAATACCATTGAAGAGCCGGTAAATGGCGAGACAGTCCAGGATGTTAAATTGTCACTAATCCGCCCCAACCCCTACCAGCCGCGGCGGACATTTGATTCCGCGGCTTTGCAGGAGCTGGCCGATTCAATCAAGGAAACCGGTGTTTTTCAGCCGGTTATCCTGCGGCAGCCGGATGCGGCGGTCGAACGGTATGAGCTGATTGCCGGTGAACGGCGCTTTCGGGCGTCAAAAATGGCCCGGCAGGAAACGATTCCGGCGATTGTGCGGAACATGACCGATGAACAGATGATGGAGGTCGCGGTTCTCGAAAACTTGCAACGGGAAGACCTGACCCCCTTAGAAGAGGCCCAGGCCTACCAGACGCTGATGGACAAACTTTCCCTAACGCAGGCCCAGGTTGCTAACCGCTTGGGCAAGAGCCGGCCTTACATTGCCAACTACTTACGCTTACTCGGCCTGCCACCCCTGATTAAGGAAGCCTTGAACGAGGGGCGGCTCTCAATGGGGCAGGCCCGGACGATTCTGGGACTCAAGGATAAAAAGCAGCTGGTCGGTCTGGCGAAGCGGGCGATGGACAAAAACTTGACCGTCCGCCAACTGGAAGAAATCGTTGCCCAGATGAACGGGACCAGCAAGAAGAAGGCCCAGAAGAAGGGACAGCGGAAGCCCGTTTACCTGCGGGAGGCGGAAGCCCAGCTGCAAAGCAAGTTTGGTGCGAAGGTCGCTGTTTCCCAAAGTCGCAAGCGCGGCGCCGGCAAGATTGAAATCCCGTACACGTCCAATGATGACTTAACCCGGATTTTGGAAGTATTAAACATCTCTTTAGACTAG
- the rihC gene encoding ribonucleoside hydrolase RihC — MTTKIIMDTDPGIDDAAALTMAINDPSIDLKLVTAVAGNVTVDKTTANALKIIHFFGKDIPVAAGAEQPLIKPFEDAARIHGESGMPGYDFGNDYGQPIKKTAVEALHDAIMAEDEVTLVPTGSYTNIALLFSEYPEVKSHIKRIVAMGGSMSGGNMTSVAEFNVFTDPDAARIMYNSGIPIVMVGLDVTLKALLTKDTIEKLGQMNKTGEMLHALITHYNDGTDEGRPMHDVNTIFYLLHPEAFTTKKMWVDVQTEGPAIGATVGDVRAAYHDGKTNAEVCLDIDADYFNKWFLNEVSKMN; from the coding sequence ATGACTACTAAGATTATTATGGATACTGATCCGGGGATTGATGACGCTGCTGCTTTGACCATGGCGATTAACGATCCGTCAATCGACCTGAAGCTGGTAACGGCCGTGGCTGGGAACGTCACTGTTGATAAGACGACCGCCAATGCCTTGAAAATTATCCACTTCTTTGGCAAGGACATCCCAGTAGCTGCCGGGGCAGAACAACCGCTGATCAAGCCGTTTGAAGATGCTGCCCGGATTCACGGTGAATCAGGAATGCCGGGTTACGACTTTGGCAACGACTACGGTCAGCCAATCAAGAAGACTGCGGTTGAAGCCCTCCACGACGCCATCATGGCCGAGGACGAAGTTACCCTGGTGCCAACTGGTTCCTACACCAACATCGCCCTGCTTTTCAGTGAATACCCAGAAGTGAAGAGCCACATCAAGCGAATCGTTGCCATGGGTGGTTCGATGTCCGGCGGTAACATGACCAGCGTGGCTGAATTCAACGTCTTTACTGACCCTGACGCAGCCCGGATCATGTACAACTCTGGTATTCCGATTGTCATGGTTGGTCTCGACGTTACTTTGAAGGCCCTCCTGACTAAGGACACCATTGAAAAGCTCGGTCAGATGAATAAGACTGGTGAAATGCTGCACGCCCTGATTACCCACTACAACGACGGTACGGACGAAGGGCGGCCGATGCACGACGTTAACACCATCTTCTACCTGCTCCACCCAGAAGCGTTTACCACTAAGAAGATGTGGGTCGATGTTCAGACAGAAGGTCCAGCAATTGGTGCCACGGTTGGCGACGTGCGGGCAGCTTACCACGACGGCAAGACGAACGCGGAAGTCTGCTTAGACATCGACGCGGACTACTTTAACAAGTGGTTCCTGAATGAAGTTAGCAAGATGAACTAA
- the deoC gene encoding deoxyribose-phosphate aldolase, with protein MKLTQAQLAKYMDHTMLKPEATAEMIDKTVEEARKYNTASVCINPYWVKRVHEGLEGTDVNTCTVIGFPLGATSTASKVFETKQAIADGADEIDMVINIGELKGGNDQAVEDDIRAVAEATHAEGKLLKVIIENCLLTDEEKKRASKLTVKGGADFVKTSTGFSTSGAKAQDVKLMREAVGPDFKIKAAGGIHSLAEAYDMIEAGANRLGVSASVKILEEAAKQD; from the coding sequence ATGAAGTTAACACAAGCACAATTAGCCAAGTACATGGACCACACGATGCTCAAGCCGGAAGCAACGGCGGAAATGATTGACAAGACGGTTGAGGAAGCTCGGAAGTACAATACCGCTTCTGTCTGCATCAACCCCTACTGGGTCAAGCGGGTTCACGAGGGCCTGGAAGGAACGGACGTTAACACTTGTACTGTGATTGGCTTCCCTCTCGGGGCAACGTCAACGGCCAGCAAGGTCTTCGAAACTAAGCAGGCGATTGCCGACGGGGCTGATGAAATTGACATGGTTATCAACATCGGCGAATTAAAGGGCGGCAACGACCAAGCGGTTGAAGACGACATCCGGGCCGTGGCCGAAGCAACTCACGCTGAAGGCAAATTGCTGAAGGTCATTATTGAAAACTGCCTGCTAACTGACGAAGAAAAGAAGCGGGCTTCTAAACTGACCGTCAAGGGTGGTGCGGACTTCGTTAAGACGTCCACCGGGTTCTCCACTTCGGGTGCCAAGGCCCAGGACGTTAAACTGATGCGGGAAGCAGTTGGTCCAGACTTCAAGATCAAGGCCGCCGGTGGCATCCACAGTTTAGCCGAAGCCTACGATATGATTGAAGCGGGCGCAAACCGGCTTGGGGTTTCCGCCTCCGTGAAGATTTTGGAAGAAGCCGCTAAGCAAGATTAA